GCAAAATCTAATACCTTGAAGAAGAGGGGTCTTTCAGTGCTTAGAATTGACTGTGCAATGTACTGATAGTacaatcctttttttcttactgttatCAGCTCactgtaaatgaaattaaaattttgaggTAGCTCATTCACCACACTGAAAAAGGAGATACATCTTTGCTTTGCTTAGCATCCCTAAAGATTTAGCAAAAGGCTACTTTTGATCGTGCATGTATTTAGCATATTTTATGAGCAACATGGTTattctacattttttaaattaaggtaCAACGGTCCAGAAAAAAAGGGCTTTCCAGTCTCAAAAGAGTTTTTCTCCTAGAATTTTTTGTTATGACTGATAAATACTTACTCCAGAACCTCCTTGGAAGCCATATTCAGATATCGAGGAGATACCCACTGAATTTCAAACCAGTCTCTAAAGCCATTGTTTCCACAGCAACGGAATCCAATTTGTAACATATCCActgttttctttaagaaacaTCGCCCAGGTATGTCTGTGTCTTTATAGAACTTAATGGCATCCCTCAGTCCCAGATAGAGAGACTCTTCCAGCTCATTCCTCATGGTATAGCACATGAGAGCACCCACCAGGATGCAGAAGGTAAAACAGAAGGTACATACGATGTATGGCAGCATTACTAGTTTCCATCGAGAGAACTTGTTTGCATCTGAGCAGTCATAGCAGATTTTGCCACCCAGAAAGTTGATGATACATGCTATGACCCCTACAGAGATCAGCATGTTGGGGACAGAGTTAATGTCCCCTTTTGCCATCACTTCATTGCGCTTCTTGATCTCTATTTTCAGAAAGAGGCCAAGACTGAAGAGAATGATCCCACTCACTACAGAAACCCAGTTGAGGATCCATAAGATCTGAGCCAATTTGTCCCGCTTGGTTTTGGTGAATTTGACTTTGAGGACAGCCATAGTCAGACACGCATTAGGAAAAGAAGCGTAGGTCAAGGGAAGCTCATAAGCTGATTAGGAGCATGGATCCAAGGCGTGCAGAAATCTgaagaagagggagagagattACTGTCTGTTTGACCAGGTATTTATAGAGCCTACAAAAGAACTTCCTGTACAGCCTCACGCACTCTGAGTCCTGCCAAGGGAGTGCCCCAGTGAAATTTATTGCTTAAATTTCATAACAATGTGAATCActtaaaaaacataaattctGAGGACCAACtagagcaattaaaaataagtgaATAGTATAAACAGACACTCTGGATTCCTATGAATTTTTGTCAAGACCAATTTTCTGTGCAGACCCGATATCTAAAAGTGAACTGGTCTGCTGTCTTTCCCCTCAGAAGACTCCCAGTGTCTTTCCCTTCTACTTGttgcctgtattttttttaacaattataggtatttattattttcctctgttaTGGTCAGGTTTGTGTTCAAAagttaaataaacaaacatatatacacctgcctttttttctttcctctccagaaAACTTACTTGTCTTGTTCCTGATTTGGCAACTCTCATTAGAGTGATTTTATACTGTAAAACTTTacattatataattatatagtCATTTAATTCCACTAATACAATGGCATTTCTAAACAGTAAAGTGTAATGCTGTAAATCTGGGGAAATAGAGATGTATAAACTataatatttttgaagttaGTGGATGCTATTACTGAGTAAAACTTGTATCAGCTAAAACAGCGAATACACCTGTTGAAAAACACCTGGGAACAGACAAGCTGGACAGAAGTAGGGCTACACTGACCCGGTAAAGGATCCCCAGCTGCAGTGAAGCTTAGCATTGGCTAAGCAGATTGTTGCAGCGTGCAGTTTAAAAAGGTAATGGAATCCCAGCGTCTTCATGTGTTTACGTCGGAAGGAATCAGTTCTGTTTGTACAGGCAAGGAATAGGTTGTGTGATTCATATTAGGATATGGTTAAATATCTTCATACACTAAGATTTTAAGGCCTGTGAGATCTAATTAATTCAAGTTGCATTTATTTACTCCTGCATTTACAGAGAAAACTAATTCCTCTCAAAGCTATTCAGCTCTGTGTATCTTTTGAACAATATAGAGAATAGTGTGCAAAAtgcacagtatttttctttaccAGTCTATTTCCAAAGGTGTTGAGGCCAGCGgctttctgaatttaaaaacagGGTCCTAATTGTAATGATTGTTGAGGTTATCAGTTACAGCTGAATATTGATTGTAATCATATTGTGATAATCATATAAATTATAGACATCTTACAGAGATGTCCAGAGAATAGTCATTTATAAAATTACAACACTTGCTTTACACCATTCTTTTCCAGTATTGTTCAGACCTCATTTGAAGGTATCATGCTCTGGTGGTACAGAATTAAGCCTCCCTCTGAATTCAGCTGACAGCCTGAATAAGCCTGCTAAGCCTGGAGACAGTACCTTTGATTGCTTCACCAGTTAAGCAGTTTGTGATTTGACCTTAAATAACTGTAAATGATGGCTGCTAATAGATTAATTTACCCCTGATACTCAGGCCTCAGAGCTCACAACAGCAAGAATCTGTTGTGAAATTTACTGATTGCTGATACACAGTTCACGTTCAATGGCCAGCACACATGAATGCATCACTCACTGTTTGTTTCTGTGAAACACATGTACCTATTTGAACAATGCCTCAAAATTGTTCAGCACACATTTAGTTACAGTGTCACTGAAAACACCCTACTTGctaaacatatttatttttaacatttggaCAAAAGTTATAAATAGTTCTACTCAAATTTAATCTTCTTCAGAGGCATTGTTGATTTTGGAAGATGTAGATTTAAGACTTGGTCATATTCTAGCCGTAGAGAAACTTGAAGTTGAGTTCCATAAGCAGAGATACATTCAATCTCATGTAGCTATTCCATCCCCAATTTTCAGAagcctgaattttaaaaaaagtaaaaacttcCATGCAAGAAAAATTCTCCTGTAATTCCTTGTCTCCAGAAATTCTCATGCTTCCTTTGTGaatttttagttttgctatAGGATCAGATTTCATGGAATATTGACATTTATCTTACAGTGCtacccacagcagcagcataaGGTCTGTGATTTCATGGAGTCCTAGTGCCAGAGAAAAGGGATGGAATGACTGGTTGTAGTTCAAAGACCACTTCTTGACTGACCCTGGCTATCACTGATATGCTTGGGATTGATCTTTGGGAGATACTGTGCTTGTCATGAAATCTTGAGTGCATTGAGTCTGGGACAGAAGAGCAAGTTATCTATTCTGTTCCTTGTTCCTAGCCTTCTACATTGATACTTATGTTAAGATTTTCACCTATGCTAACAGTTTACTGAATTCATTTCTAATAAGAAGACTCTTCTTCACATCATAAAGAATTCTATAAATGCATCATAATATTATTCTTTCCCTAACTGTTTAATAAAGTATTGAATACATTTATTAGTGTAAGATCTACTGCAACACATGCACAGCTGCGTAGTATAATTTTTTGAGCACCATGAAGAaagtttttccagctgaaagaaCTGAACTGCAATTATGAGCTAAAATTGTCAGTCTTGCTCTGCAACCTATTTCTGTTCTTCTCCAAGTCACGGTTGGCAGTGGGTTACTGTAAAGCCACAAATGCTCCCAGCATTTCAGTGGTACTAATGCCTCTGTCATAGTTGTCATAGTTTTTAGAAACATTTGCACTTGAGCCACTCTAGAGTTATGAATCATATACACACAGACATACTTTCCCCAGCTATGGGATAGCAAACTGGATT
The window above is part of the Vidua macroura isolate BioBank_ID:100142 chromosome 6, ASM2450914v1, whole genome shotgun sequence genome. Proteins encoded here:
- the LOC128809238 gene encoding photoreceptor outer segment membrane glycoprotein 2, with the protein product MAVLKVKFTKTKRDKLAQILWILNWVSVVSGIILFSLGLFLKIEIKKRNEVMAKGDINSVPNMLISVGVIACIINFLGGKICYDCSDANKFSRWKLVMLPYIVCTFCFTFCILVGALMCYTMRNELEESLYLGLRDAIKFYKDTDIPGRCFLKKTVDMLQIGFRCCGNNGFRDWFEIQWVSPRYLNMASKEVLDRLKSNIDGKFLVDGVPFSCCNPSSPRPCIQYQLTNNSAHYNYDFLTEELNIWMKGCREALLDYYTGIMRYIGIAALLIWLFELSVLIGVRYLQTAMKNVLLLGDLEGESDGWLLENSFVETAKYNINIIKNLGKANQISTVSGMNDPNINVQNTDCDKTNITTKSIPATR